The sequence below is a genomic window from Methanosarcinales archaeon Met12.
GTTTTAACTAACTCTCTAGATATTGGCAAATCGTTCTTAGATAGATAATCATAAACAGCCTCACTTAAAGCGTCTGCAGCAAGGACGGAACAATGAATTTTAATCGGCGGCAGACCGCCCAAAGCATTAGCTACATCCTGCTTTGTTATCTTTAGTGCTCCTTCCAAAGTTTCTCCTTTAGCAAGTTCTGTTATCATAGAAGAAGTAGCAATAGCAGCTGCACAACCCAGTGTTTTAAATTTGATATCTTTGAGTATCACTTCTTCTTTTTTAT
It includes:
- a CDS encoding iron-sulfur cluster assembly scaffold protein yields the protein MYTEEVMKQFMHPKNMGEIKNADGIGKAGNFICGDIMWIFIKVEKNKKEEVILKDIKFKTLGCAAAIATSSMITELAKGETLEGALKITKQDVANALGGLPPIKIHCSVLAADALSEAVYDYLSKNDLPISRELVKTHERIGKELETTEKKA